In one window of Eleutherodactylus coqui strain aEleCoq1 chromosome 10, aEleCoq1.hap1, whole genome shotgun sequence DNA:
- the GLE1 gene encoding mRNA export factor GLE1 translates to MPARRYWETLEALQDSSKGKLQYNRRWSSENALGINESTVALSEYCAWVLDNVNNGTEADDTPVESPLLEDDSLSIAAHKESDKRRSEESLKEAESPSQLRMDKAMEVEGSIMLFEKAHKMKVKEDLQTRLDMCDQFSKSMAEKSAEQLKRFEEMMELKQRQERHQLLEQLEKGSKEALGQQEKLKEEHRHRAKLLTLKLREAEQQRQQEIERVRQEEGRERMRRLCFIQQEVLQLVQKIQVDYKQQEALRVDLSAYDQRANQICGILSTVVRSSSERGFPTQDDVGLGERSLQEMQMLASTIEKELTAAEQRKKAEEEAAKEKQKEAQLQQQQQQQQQATPQTPAPVRDQKQTKQEGLQKRASKGTLQRFLELQKVLEQCQNACEELATCKDLQTKKIRADLQRAVTTPVSQISTISGSQVRDTFDKINNFLMGKPTVSAGRTILVSQHPLGLEFVCLKLAGKLVSQGEEEVASHHESAFPIAFVASALWERYPKVGELFLANLHKKCPYAVPFYPAFKEGSTLEEYQRLLGYQVKDNIVEQQDSFLKRMSGMIRLYAAIMQVRWPYGTNQGNHPHGLNHGWHWLAQMVNMEPLSDITATLLFDFLEVCGNAMIKQYQGQFWKLLLLIKDQYFPKIAKITTSTEMGSASRLQHFLEASCQGFG, encoded by the exons AATGCTCTGGGTATCAACGAAAGTACTGTGGCCTTATCAGAATACTGTGCTTGGGTGCTGGATAATGTGAACAACGGCACAGAAGCAGACGACACTCCGGTGGAGAGCCCGTTGCTGGAAGATGACTCCTTGTCCATCGCCGCACACAAAGAGTCG GATAAGCGGCGCTCTGAAGAGTCACTTAAAGAAGCGGAATCGCCATCACAACTGCGGATGGATAAAGCGATGGAAGTTGAAGGCAGTATAATGTTATTTGAGAAGGCGCACAAGATGAAAGTGAAG GAAGATCTGCAGACTCGCCTTGACATGTGTGATCAGTTCAGCAAGTCTATGGCTGAGAAGTCTGCAGAGCAGCTCAAGCGCTTCGAGGAGATGATGGAATTGAAGCAAAGACAAGAGAGGCATCAGCTGCTGGAACAACTGGAGAAGGG GTCTAAGGAGGCCCTGGGACAGCAAGAGAAACTAAAGGAGGAACATCGGCATAGAGCAAAG CTATTGACTTTGAAGCTTCGAGAAGCCGAACAGCAACGCCAACAAGAAATAGAACGCGTGCGACAAGAAGAAGGCCGGGAGAGAATGCGCCGCCTGTGCTTTATACAGCAAGAAGTGCTGCAGCTTGTCCAGAAAATTCAAGTGGACTACAAGCAGCAGGAAGCTCTGCGTGTGGACCTCTCTGCGTACGACCAGAGGGCCAACCAGATATGTGGCATCTTGTCTACCGTCGTTCGTTCTAGCAGTGAG AGGGGCTTCCCAACTCAGGATGATGTTGGTCTTGGTGAGCGCTCCCTGCAGgaaatgcaaatgttggccaGTACCATAGAGAAGGAGTTGACTGCAGCAGAACAGAGGAAGAAGGCCGAGGAAGAAGCTGCCAAAGAGAAGCAGAAGGAGGCACAACTAcaacagcagcaacagcagcagcaacaggcAACGCCACAGACACCGGCTCCGGTACGGGACCAGAAGCAAACTAAGCAAGAAG GACTTCAGAAAAGGGCTTCAAAAGGCACATTGCAGAGATTCCTGGAGCTGCAGAAAGTCCTAGAGCAGTGTCAGAACGCCTGTGAAGAACTGGCCACCTGCAAAGATCTTCAG ACAAAAAAGATCAGGGCCGACCTTCAGAGGGCAGTCACCACCCCGGTCAGCCAGATATCCACCATATCAG GATCTCAAGTGAGGGACACGTTTGACAAGATCAACAATTTCCTGATGGGAAAGCCAACCGTCTCTGCTGGGAGGACAATTCTTGTATCGCAGCATCCCCTGGGTCTGGAGTTTGTATGCTTGAAGCTAGCGGGGAAGTTAGTG AGTCAAGGTGAAGAGGAAGTCGCTTCTCATCATGAATCCGCTTTTCCTATTGCATTTGTGGCCTCTGCTTTATGGGAACGTTATCCCAAAGTGGGCGAACTCTTCCTCGCTAACCTGCACAAAAAGTGCCCTTACGCTGTGCCATTTTACCCGGCCTTTAAGGAAGGATCTACCCTGGAGGAATATCAGAG ATTGCTGGGATACCAAGTGAAAGATAATATAGTGGAGCAACAAGATAGCTTCCTGAAGCGTATGTCGGGAATGATTCGCCTGTACGCTGCCATTATGCAAGTTCGCTGGCCCTATGGGACAAATCAAGGA AACCATCCACATGGATTAAATCACGGTTGGCATTGGTTGGCACAGATGGTGAACATGGAGCCGCTGTCTGATATAACAGCTACCTTACTCTTTGATTTCCTGGAG GTATGTGGGAACGCCATGATAAAGCAATACCAGGGTCAGTTCTGGAAACTCTTGCTATTAATCAAAGACCAGTATTTTCCAAA GATTGCGAAGATAACCACCAGTACAGAAATGGGGTCTGCGTCTCGACTCCAACACTTCCTAGAGGCAAGTTGTCAAGGTTTTGGCTGA